One genomic segment of Paenibacillus antri includes these proteins:
- a CDS encoding aminopeptidase, which yields MIDPRMKSLARAVVTYSLNVQPGEKVLIDALDVKDMGAVSAFVEEVHRAGGLAFVEITDYSVLRKLQIGGTDAQFEAEASYKLARMKDMDAVVHVLGEENVAEYADIPAERRNAYQRAMRPVKDETHRKRWTLFNYPSKAYAQLAGMSTEAYTDFLFKTCTMDYRSMSEAMKPLAALMERTDRVRVVAPGTDLSFSIRGLPGIACDGKVNLPDGEVFTAPVRDSVNGTVLFNAPTSYRGHTFNRLSLTFRGGRIVEASSDNDAKLFDILDVDEGARYVGEFAIGVNPYVDRIMNDVGFDEKISGSVHFALGNAYEECDNGNRSMIHWDIVLLLRPEHGGGEIYFDDALIGKDGRFVVDELLALNPERLMGAET from the coding sequence ATGATAGATCCGCGTATGAAATCTTTGGCCCGCGCCGTAGTCACCTATTCGCTGAACGTGCAGCCGGGGGAGAAGGTGCTCATCGACGCGCTCGACGTGAAGGATATGGGCGCCGTCTCGGCGTTCGTCGAAGAAGTTCACCGCGCCGGCGGTCTCGCGTTCGTCGAAATTACGGATTACTCGGTGCTCCGGAAGCTCCAGATCGGCGGAACGGACGCCCAGTTCGAGGCGGAAGCTTCCTACAAGCTGGCCCGCATGAAGGACATGGACGCGGTCGTGCACGTGCTCGGCGAAGAAAACGTCGCCGAATACGCCGACATCCCGGCGGAGCGCCGGAACGCCTATCAGCGGGCGATGCGGCCGGTGAAGGACGAGACGCATCGGAAGCGGTGGACACTGTTCAACTATCCTTCGAAGGCGTACGCCCAACTGGCCGGCATGAGCACGGAGGCGTACACGGACTTCCTGTTCAAGACGTGCACGATGGATTACCGCAGCATGTCCGAAGCGATGAAGCCGCTCGCCGCGCTGATGGAGCGAACGGATCGCGTTCGGGTCGTCGCGCCGGGGACGGACTTGTCGTTTTCGATCCGGGGACTTCCGGGCATCGCCTGCGACGGGAAAGTTAATTTGCCGGACGGCGAGGTGTTCACGGCGCCCGTGCGGGATTCGGTCAACGGCACGGTTCTGTTCAATGCGCCGACCTCATACCGCGGGCATACGTTCAACCGGCTGTCGCTTACGTTCCGGGGCGGCCGCATCGTCGAAGCGTCCAGCGACAACGACGCGAAGCTCTTCGACATTCTCGACGTCGACGAGGGCGCGCGGTACGTCGGCGAGTTCGCGATCGGCGTCAATCCGTACGTCGACCGGATCATGAACGACGTCGGCTTCGACGAGAAGATCAGCGGCAGCGTCCACTTCGCGCTCGGCAACGCGTACGAGGAATGCGACAACGGGAACCGTTCGATGATTCATTGGGATATCGTCTTGCTGCTTCGTCCCGAACACGGCGGCGGCGAAATCTACTTCGACGACGCGCTGATCGGCAAGGACGGGCGATTCGTCGTCGACGAACTGCTCGCTTTAAATCCGGAGCGGCTGATGGGGGCGGAAACATAA
- a CDS encoding AraC family transcriptional regulator, protein MEATLDFLFRVDRRAEETIPFHRHRCYELVYYVAGEGLTRIGRREWAYRPGDFALVRPHTLHDERRTAAADVVCVGFALPESALPPLPEGVFRDAGAEPLLPHLARMLEELQGQRPRFGRMLDLLASQLAVELERRLPAEAPPAAEDPFQYTLNYMNEHFSQKIDFASLSALAGYSYDRYRHLFKERTGFSPGQYVVNKRLEHACKLLRQTGLSVSAVAMECGFSNDAQFCSVFKREQGMTPGQYRERGLEGSPAHAT, encoded by the coding sequence ATGGAAGCGACGCTGGATTTCCTGTTTCGCGTCGATCGGCGCGCGGAGGAGACGATTCCGTTCCACCGGCACCGGTGCTACGAGCTCGTCTACTATGTCGCCGGCGAGGGATTGACGCGGATCGGGCGGCGCGAATGGGCGTACCGACCGGGCGACTTCGCGCTCGTGCGGCCGCATACGCTGCACGACGAGCGGCGAACCGCCGCGGCCGACGTCGTCTGCGTCGGCTTCGCGCTGCCGGAGTCGGCCTTGCCGCCGCTGCCCGAGGGCGTCTTCCGCGACGCCGGGGCGGAGCCGCTGCTGCCGCATCTCGCGCGGATGCTCGAGGAGCTGCAGGGGCAGCGCCCCCGCTTCGGCCGCATGCTCGACTTGCTCGCAAGCCAGCTCGCCGTCGAGCTCGAGCGCCGGCTGCCGGCCGAGGCGCCGCCGGCGGCGGAGGACCCTTTTCAATATACGCTGAATTATATGAACGAGCACTTCTCGCAGAAGATCGACTTCGCCTCGTTGTCCGCGCTCGCCGGCTACAGCTACGACCGATACCGGCATCTGTTTAAGGAGCGCACCGGCTTTTCGCCCGGCCAATACGTCGTCAACAAGCGGCTGGAGCACGCCTGCAAGCTGCTGCGGCAGACGGGCTTGTCGGTCTCCGCCGTCGCGATGGAGTGCGGCTTCTCGAACGACGCGCAGTTCTGCAGCGTCTTCAAGCGCGAGCAGGGCATGACGCCAGGACAATACCGCGAGCGTGGCCTCGAGGGGTCGCCGGCGCATGCGACGTAG
- a CDS encoding carbohydrate ABC transporter permease, giving the protein MVTERRSAASVRARSAIDDGRWFDAGVNAVAAVILLIVLYPLLFVLSASFSDPRQVMNGEMWLWPVGFTLDAYREVFNYGAVWVGYKNTLFYSFAGTIVNIFLTTLAAYPLSRRDLPGRNVFMFVVTFTMFFNGGLIPTYLLVRDLGMVNTVWALLVPNAIATYNLIVMRTYFQSNIPWEVQEAAHIDGCSNVRMLTHIILPLSKPIIAVMVLFYAVGHWNAFFNALIYLRNDALYPLQLVLREILIISQSSYLDEGGSSFGMTEKLLLAESIKYALIIIASIPVLIMYPFVQKHFVKGVMIGSIKG; this is encoded by the coding sequence ATGGTAACCGAACGGAGAAGCGCCGCTTCCGTTCGCGCGCGGAGCGCCATCGACGACGGACGATGGTTCGACGCCGGCGTGAACGCGGTAGCGGCGGTCATCTTACTGATTGTATTGTATCCGCTGCTCTTCGTCCTCAGCGCATCGTTCAGCGACCCGAGACAGGTCATGAACGGAGAGATGTGGCTGTGGCCCGTCGGCTTTACGCTGGACGCCTATCGCGAAGTGTTCAATTACGGGGCGGTGTGGGTCGGTTATAAAAACACCTTGTTCTATTCGTTCGCGGGCACGATCGTGAACATCTTCCTGACGACGCTCGCAGCCTACCCGCTGTCTCGCAGGGACTTGCCCGGACGCAACGTCTTTATGTTCGTCGTCACGTTTACGATGTTTTTCAACGGCGGGCTGATTCCGACGTATTTGCTCGTGAGAGATCTCGGCATGGTGAACACGGTCTGGGCGCTCCTCGTGCCGAACGCGATCGCGACGTACAACTTGATCGTGATGCGCACGTATTTCCAGTCGAACATCCCGTGGGAGGTGCAGGAAGCCGCTCATATCGACGGGTGCTCGAACGTTCGGATGCTGACGCATATCATCCTGCCGCTGTCGAAGCCGATCATCGCCGTCATGGTGCTGTTTTACGCCGTCGGGCACTGGAACGCGTTCTTCAACGCGCTCATCTATTTGCGCAACGACGCGCTGTATCCGCTGCAGCTGGTGCTGCGCGAAATTTTGATCATCAGCCAGAGCAGCTACCTCGACGAAGGCGGCTCCTCGTTCGGCATGACCGAGAAGCTCCTTCTCGCCGAGAGCATCAAATACGCGCTCATCATTATCGCGAGCATTCCGGTGCTGATCATGTACCCGTTCGTGCAAAAGCATTTCGTGAAGGGCGTTATGATCGGCTCGATCAAAGGGTAA
- a CDS encoding PLP-dependent aminotransferase family protein, with translation MRPNLHWKPDRASSAGLARQVVEHLKGKIARGEWTAGTKIPPQRALAEALGVNRSTIVAALDELTSLGLLEGNRGGGTRVVNTTWGLLTASAPPKWNEYVASGLYESNLHIVQRINQPPPGLIRLGSGELAPSLLPQEQTRRLFERLAERPVPLGYEEPLGNLHLREKLSEWLRVRGVEASPSSILIVSGAIQALQLISLSLLRKGDAVLTETPSYLNSLQVFQSAGMRLRGLPIVNGGLQAEAVAASQRQLKAALLYTNPTFHNPTGATLDARGREALLRVCERERLPVVEDDVYRELWLDAPPPPPIKSMDRQGTVLYLGSLSKTLSPGLRIGWVVGPEPVVGRLADVKMQTDYGASSLSQWAAAEWIGGGLYDKHVATVRGELRGRREEMLSLLREHLSGLASWTVPEGGFYIWLTLAPDVAVDAGRLFDDALRRGVLLNPGFLYDRGDARSLRLSYAYASTEELDRGVRTLRDLLRGR, from the coding sequence ATGCGACCGAACCTGCATTGGAAGCCCGACCGCGCCTCGAGCGCGGGGCTCGCTCGGCAAGTCGTCGAACATCTCAAAGGGAAAATCGCGCGCGGCGAATGGACGGCGGGGACGAAAATTCCGCCCCAACGCGCGCTCGCCGAAGCGCTCGGCGTAAACCGCAGCACCATCGTCGCCGCCCTGGACGAACTGACCTCTCTCGGTCTGCTCGAGGGCAACCGCGGCGGGGGCACGCGCGTCGTCAACACGACCTGGGGCCTGCTGACCGCGTCCGCGCCGCCGAAGTGGAACGAATATGTCGCTTCCGGGCTGTACGAGTCCAATCTGCACATCGTGCAGCGCATCAATCAGCCGCCGCCCGGCCTCATCCGCCTCGGCTCCGGAGAACTCGCTCCTTCGTTGCTGCCGCAGGAGCAGACGCGGCGGCTGTTCGAGCGGCTCGCGGAACGCCCCGTCCCGCTCGGCTACGAGGAGCCGCTCGGCAATCTGCACCTTCGGGAGAAGCTCTCCGAATGGCTGCGCGTTCGCGGCGTCGAGGCGTCCCCGTCTTCGATCCTCATCGTCTCCGGCGCGATCCAAGCGCTGCAGCTGATCTCGCTGTCTCTGCTGCGGAAGGGCGACGCCGTCCTGACCGAGACGCCCTCGTATCTTAACTCGTTGCAGGTGTTCCAGTCGGCCGGCATGCGGCTGAGAGGGCTGCCGATCGTAAACGGCGGTCTGCAGGCGGAGGCGGTGGCCGCCAGCCAGCGGCAGCTGAAGGCCGCGCTGCTCTACACGAATCCGACGTTCCACAATCCGACCGGCGCGACGCTCGACGCGCGCGGACGCGAGGCGCTGCTCCGGGTATGCGAGCGGGAGCGCCTCCCCGTCGTCGAAGATGACGTGTATCGAGAGCTGTGGCTCGACGCGCCGCCGCCGCCGCCGATCAAGTCGATGGACCGCCAAGGCACGGTCCTGTACCTCGGCAGCTTGTCCAAGACGCTCAGTCCCGGTCTTCGCATCGGCTGGGTCGTCGGCCCGGAGCCCGTCGTCGGCCGGCTCGCCGACGTCAAGATGCAGACCGACTACGGCGCCAGCTCGCTCTCGCAATGGGCGGCGGCGGAGTGGATCGGCGGCGGGCTGTACGACAAACACGTCGCGACCGTGCGCGGCGAGCTCCGCGGACGCAGAGAAGAGATGCTTTCGCTGCTGCGCGAGCATCTCTCCGGACTCGCCTCCTGGACCGTCCCGGAAGGAGGCTTCTATATTTGGTTGACGCTTGCGCCCGACGTCGCCGTCGACGCCGGACGGCTGTTCGACGACGCGCTGCGCCGGGGCGTGCTGCTGAATCCCGGGTTTCTCTACGACCGGGGAGACGCGCGTTCGCTGCGCCTATCCTACGCGTACGCCTCGACCGAGGAGCTCGATCGAGGCGTGCGGACGCTCCGAGATTTATTGCGCGGCCGTTAA
- a CDS encoding alpha-L-arabinofuranosidase C-terminal domain-containing protein codes for MANHAKLVIHGDRVRKGEIQPFLFGHFVEDIRDHMDAMLAFPLKTMDFEKEAEFAPGVSGEWMPITNGKNTAFSLEPPAPRHSGHSQKIRIASDDRCYAGIAQRVSVRGGIRYEAKLFARATREIESLRLAIVDRITGKTLGEAEVAIESHDWREYKTEIRVSAASADAEFRLTISSEEKTWKDSISTGALWLDHVSLLPEDHVGLVKPDVFEMTKRLNAGMMRLGGNYISAYHWRQGVGPAYERPNVMNEAWDHQADKYFGTIEFLEFCERLGVEPLICVNDGSGTPEEAAEWIRYCNADAETDPLGALRASHGRVEPFRAKYWEIGNEVWGPWQVGHCDAEEYAHRLVAFAKGMKAVDPELVLLGCGHTDDAWNRTVLDIAGEHIDYLTMHIYQHYSTYGYPGRDAAERAPAEEKFRAIVSYPEVSRYAIRQAADAIRSSEKARHVKLAITEYNTMYYPNTIRQGLPNEHTLEAAVANAANLNEMIRSCDIVEIGSFSDLVNGWLGGCIRVGDNYADQKKGRVPGWSGKGDLVYGTPTYYALELFANADIARVVEHELSCDTFDAPKHAWGVPTDGLPTLDVVCCISRDGRKLTALVVNRSLEDVDAELRANGFEAAPGAVVREIAGDRIDLVNDVFEPEAVVSRRFEAATEGSGALSLRLKAHSIYAVELTAAQ; via the coding sequence TTGGCGAATCATGCGAAGCTGGTCATCCATGGCGACCGCGTCCGCAAGGGCGAGATACAACCGTTCCTGTTCGGCCATTTCGTCGAGGATATCCGCGACCATATGGATGCGATGTTGGCGTTCCCCTTGAAGACTATGGATTTCGAAAAGGAGGCGGAATTCGCCCCCGGCGTCTCCGGCGAATGGATGCCGATCACGAACGGGAAAAATACGGCGTTCTCGTTGGAGCCGCCGGCGCCGCGACACTCCGGCCACAGCCAGAAAATTCGAATCGCAAGCGACGACCGGTGTTACGCGGGAATCGCGCAGCGCGTCTCCGTCCGCGGCGGCATTCGTTACGAGGCGAAGCTGTTCGCTCGGGCGACGAGGGAGATCGAATCGTTGCGGCTCGCGATCGTGGACCGCATCACGGGGAAGACGCTCGGCGAAGCCGAGGTCGCGATCGAGAGCCACGACTGGCGGGAGTATAAGACCGAGATCCGCGTCTCCGCCGCGAGCGCCGACGCCGAGTTCCGCTTGACGATCAGCTCCGAGGAGAAGACGTGGAAGGATTCGATCTCGACCGGCGCGCTGTGGCTGGATCACGTGTCGCTGTTGCCGGAGGATCATGTCGGCCTCGTCAAGCCGGACGTGTTCGAGATGACGAAGCGGCTGAACGCCGGCATGATGCGGCTCGGCGGCAACTACATCAGCGCGTACCATTGGCGGCAAGGGGTCGGACCGGCCTACGAACGTCCGAACGTCATGAACGAAGCATGGGATCACCAGGCGGATAAATATTTCGGCACGATCGAATTTTTGGAGTTTTGCGAACGGCTCGGCGTCGAACCGCTTATCTGCGTGAACGACGGCTCGGGCACGCCCGAGGAAGCGGCGGAGTGGATTCGGTATTGCAACGCGGACGCCGAGACCGATCCGCTCGGCGCGCTGCGGGCGTCGCACGGCCGCGTCGAACCGTTCCGGGCGAAATATTGGGAGATCGGCAACGAGGTGTGGGGTCCGTGGCAGGTCGGGCATTGCGACGCGGAGGAGTACGCGCATCGCCTCGTCGCTTTCGCGAAAGGGATGAAGGCCGTCGACCCGGAGCTCGTCCTGCTCGGCTGCGGCCATACGGACGACGCATGGAACCGGACGGTGCTCGACATCGCCGGCGAGCATATCGATTACCTCACGATGCATATTTACCAGCATTACTCCACGTACGGGTATCCGGGCAGAGACGCCGCCGAGCGCGCGCCGGCGGAGGAGAAGTTCCGCGCGATCGTCAGCTATCCCGAGGTGTCGCGATATGCGATTCGCCAAGCCGCGGACGCGATTCGGAGCAGCGAGAAGGCGCGGCACGTGAAGCTGGCGATCACGGAGTACAACACGATGTACTACCCGAACACGATTCGCCAAGGGCTGCCGAACGAGCATACGCTGGAGGCCGCCGTCGCGAACGCCGCGAACCTGAACGAGATGATTCGCAGCTGCGACATCGTGGAGATCGGCAGCTTCTCGGACCTCGTGAACGGTTGGCTCGGCGGCTGCATCCGGGTCGGCGACAACTACGCCGACCAGAAGAAGGGGCGCGTGCCGGGCTGGAGCGGCAAGGGCGACCTCGTCTACGGCACGCCGACGTATTATGCGCTCGAGCTGTTCGCGAACGCGGACATCGCCCGGGTCGTGGAACACGAGCTGAGCTGCGATACGTTCGACGCGCCGAAGCACGCGTGGGGCGTGCCGACGGACGGCTTGCCGACGCTCGACGTCGTCTGCTGCATCAGCCGGGACGGACGCAAGCTGACCGCCCTCGTCGTGAACCGCTCGCTCGAGGACGTCGACGCGGAGCTGCGCGCGAACGGCTTCGAAGCAGCGCCCGGCGCGGTCGTACGGGAAATCGCGGGAGACCGCATCGACCTCGTCAACGACGTGTTCGAGCCGGAGGCGGTCGTCAGCCGGCGGTTCGAGGCCGCGACGGAGGGAAGCGGGGCGCTGTCGCTGCGCTTGAAGGCGCATTCGATCTATGCGGTCGAATTAACGGCCGCGCAATAA